The following DNA comes from Acidobacteriota bacterium.
CAGTCGCCTGGGGCGGGTGTTGTCACCGCGTGGCGATCATTTCACGCTCAAGGCGCAGGCTGGAATTTCCGGTTGGGAGCCGCTTGGACCAGGGAACATCGGAGGCCGCACCCGAGTGCTGGTGATTGATCCGGCTGAAGCTCAAACGCTCTATGCTGGTGCAACGTCCGGAGGCATCTGGAAAACCACCAACGGCGGTCAATCGTGGCAACCACTTGGGGATTTTCTGGCCAGTCTGGCGGTCAACGCACTGGCTCTGGATGCGAAGTCATCGCCAGCGGGACGTGTGCTCTATGCCGGAACTGGGGAAGGATATTTAAACTTTGCCGCCCGGCGCGGCGCCGGAATCTTCAAAAGTACCGACAGCGGTCAAAGCTGGCATCAATTACCGGCCACGACGACCCCGGAATTTGCCTACGTCAACGATATTGTCCTGAGTCCAACCGATAGCCGGGTGCTCTATGTTTCCACTCGAACTGGTGTCTGGAAAAGCCTGGATACTGGTGAAACCTGGCAATCAATCTTGAAAACAGATGGTTCCGGCGGCCCAACTTCGACGATTGTTGAGACCCGGCAGGACACCGGCGCGCTCGATCTGGTGATTGAAGCTGATGAAACGACCCGGCAGGACATCCTTCTGGTGAGTTCTGGGAGTTTTCGCCCGGACGGTATCTATCGCTCAATTGACAGCGGGGCGACCTGGTCGCGAGTTTTAACGGCCTCCAATCTTGGTCGAGTTTCGATGGCCATTGCTCCGAGCAATTCGTCTGTGATTTATGCCCTGGCGTCACGGGTTTCCGGGCTTTTGCAGAATGTGTACCGCAGCACTGACCACGGTGCGACCTGGGAAGCCCGCATCGAAGGCACCTTTGACCCTGATCGCCTGGAATGGTTGCTGCTGACCAACACGCTTTTTGCCAGTTACCGGGGATGTGCTGGATTGCCAGGAGAATTTTTAAATCAAGGCTGGCACGACAACACGATTGCCGTTTCCCCAACGGATTCCAACACCATTTTTGTTGGTGGGATTGACCTGTTTCGATCCGATGATGGTGGTCGCAGTTTCGGATTGATCAGTTACTGGTGGCTGCCGCGAACGTCGCCAAATTTTGTGCATGCCGACCAGCACGCCTTTGTTTTTGATCCTGGATGGAATGGTGGTTCAAACCAGACGCTCTATGTTGGGAATGACGGCGGTGTGTTTCGGACGACCAATGCGCTGGCCGCCGTGGCGTCAGGGGCCAATCGGGGATTGTGCTATTACGACCCAAGCATTCCACCCGCAATAGCCTGGACTTCGCTCAATTCGAACTACGCCGTGACTCAGTTTTATCACGGAGCGGTTTATCCAGATGCCAGAGGGTTGATCGGAGGGGCACAGGATAACGGGGTACTCGTCGGCGCCCTCTATGAACCTGAAAACTGGCGCGAGATCATTCGCGGAGATGGCGGTTTTTGTGCCGTGGATCCAACCACATCTGGTGACACAACCGTGCTCTATGCTTCAAATATTGGTCTTTCGCTCGATAAATCCACCGATAACGGCGCGAGTTTTACCAGGGTGACGCGTGGTATTCGCGATGATTTTGATTTTATTGCCACCTATGCGCTCGACCCGAGTACCCCGCGCATTTTGTGGACCGGAGGTCGTCGTCCCTGGCGAACGACCGACGGCGCTGAAAGCTGGTCAGATGCCAGGGGTTCAGATTTTGCCACGACACTGGTGTCGGCCATTGCGGTGGCGCCGTCAAACAGTGCTTCGGTGTATATGGGGCTGGGTGGCGGTCAGGTTTTTCATACCATCAACGGCCTGGATCAGAATCCACGCTGGACGGTTTCCGCCGGGCTTCCACAAGGGTGGTGTAACGGGCTGGCGGTTGACCCACAGGATCCAAATCGGGCATATGCCACCTTTTCAACCTTTGGAGTTGGTCATGTCTGGAAAACAGTTGATGGCGGCCAGACCTGGAAAAATATTGATGGCAGCCCAGGTCGAGCCATTCCAGATATTCCGGTCAACTGCATTGCGGTTCACCCGACATTGAGTGGGATGTTGTATGTCGGAACGGATCTTGGAGTGTTGGTGTCAACCGATGATGGTCAAACCTGGAGCCTGGAAAACACCGGGTTTGCCAATGCTCCGGTCGAGGTTTTGGTGTGGGAAACTACTTCGCCATCCGGGGAAGTCGCGTTGCCACCGGTGCTCTATGCTTTTACCTATGGACGCGGGGTGTTTCGGGCTGAAATCAATCTGGCGCCACCAGTCGCACCGACCGCTTTACGTGTTGAATTTACGTCAGGCAGCCTGGAGCTTTCGTGGACTGACGCTTCAAGCGATGAAACGGCTTTTGTGGTCGAGCGGAGGATCGGGTCTGATTTGTTTCGACCACTGGCGAGTCTGCCACCTGACACCAGCCGGTTTCAGGATCAAAACCTTCAGGATGGAACCGCTTATGCCTATCGGGTTCGGGCAAATAGTCCAGGAGGTCGGTCAGCCTATTCCAACATTGTGCAATTGACGACACCAGGGATTGCCTCGCCCACCGAATTTCGAGTGCTGCCAATTAGCGCAACTGAAGTGATGCTTGAGTGGCGAGACAACAGTGACAATGAATCAGGGTTTGTGGTCGAACGTCGTCTTGGGACAGCCAGTTACCAGCCGCTGGCGACACTTTCAGCCGGCACAACCCATTTTCGCGAAGTGTTGCCGGTGGCTGATGGCAATGTGACGTATCGGGTCAACGCGATTG
Coding sequences within:
- a CDS encoding fibronectin type III domain-containing protein, translating into MASATDCTAPPSIHKGRISNLLVWVAPLIAMMVWVHFSVPGSLAAQTPKSELRTQKSEQKYPVTSSEYWFSLKNTSERLRAPDAPDEAERFYLKKRVPSGTVFPVEKLMAGKRQIVSLPLFSSRLGRVLSPRGDHFTLKAQAGISGWEPLGPGNIGGRTRVLVIDPAEAQTLYAGATSGGIWKTTNGGQSWQPLGDFLASLAVNALALDAKSSPAGRVLYAGTGEGYLNFAARRGAGIFKSTDSGQSWHQLPATTTPEFAYVNDIVLSPTDSRVLYVSTRTGVWKSLDTGETWQSILKTDGSGGPTSTIVETRQDTGALDLVIEADETTRQDILLVSSGSFRPDGIYRSIDSGATWSRVLTASNLGRVSMAIAPSNSSVIYALASRVSGLLQNVYRSTDHGATWEARIEGTFDPDRLEWLLLTNTLFASYRGCAGLPGEFLNQGWHDNTIAVSPTDSNTIFVGGIDLFRSDDGGRSFGLISYWWLPRTSPNFVHADQHAFVFDPGWNGGSNQTLYVGNDGGVFRTTNALAAVASGANRGLCYYDPSIPPAIAWTSLNSNYAVTQFYHGAVYPDARGLIGGAQDNGVLVGALYEPENWREIIRGDGGFCAVDPTTSGDTTVLYASNIGLSLDKSTDNGASFTRVTRGIRDDFDFIATYALDPSTPRILWTGGRRPWRTTDGAESWSDARGSDFATTLVSAIAVAPSNSASVYMGLGGGQVFHTINGLDQNPRWTVSAGLPQGWCNGLAVDPQDPNRAYATFSTFGVGHVWKTVDGGQTWKNIDGSPGRAIPDIPVNCIAVHPTLSGMLYVGTDLGVLVSTDDGQTWSLENTGFANAPVEVLVWETTSPSGEVALPPVLYAFTYGRGVFRAEINLAPPVAPTALRVEFTSGSLELSWTDASSDETAFVVERRIGSDLFRPLASLPPDTSRFQDQNLQDGTAYAYRVRANSPGGRSAYSNIVQLTTPGIASPTEFRVLPISATEVMLEWRDNSDNESGFVVERRLGTASYQPLATLSAGTTHFREVLPVADGNVTYRVNAIGPAGASRYSTESRPIPMAPVGLKAGAVSFAQVDLTWADTSTNEAGFVVERQRGTESAWTVITRLPENSTRFSHRQVLPGTTVRYRVRAVNLAFASESSNVVLVDVPAVPVVPLPPTTLTVISASRSEVRLEWQDASSNEDGFELERRRARDTNFIRIGTSLADQPVFTDQDVVAGTDYVYRVRAVNGGGTSPFSNEATATTPGVSPPESLSAQAASATRVNLSWVDTSSNETGFELERRAETETSFQKVATIGANRTQWVDEEVMPKTLYQYRVQAFTTEESSEFSAEATVQTPVAPPQITAIAPKKAKPGKLVTISGNNFENAVVFFGQLRVSLATASTTQLQFFVPQTPRGEVILTLTTPGGTAQINFRVK